In one Verrucomicrobiia bacterium genomic region, the following are encoded:
- the argC gene encoding N-acetyl-gamma-glutamyl-phosphate reductase, with amino-acid sequence MLNCAIVGATGYTGVELIKILLRHSYARISALTTRQEESFPVQSLIPSLPAEIDLRIKKHSFRELVRSSDVFFLCLPHTEAMKTAEKLRQAGKVVIDLSADLRLRDYRVYEKWYGVRHETHGLLKEAVYGLPEFFRKKIRNAKMIANPGCYPTGAALGLAPLLKEGVIEKDSIVIDAKSGVSGAGKKLNMATQFYELDDNFYAYRVGKHQHTPEIEQTLSDIAGAAVKVTFVPHLLPISRGILSTMYVRRKKKTSPEIIRQVFEKAYHKEPFVRLKADGQFPSLKDVQHTNYCDIGCHVDPASDRVIVVTAIDNLLKGASGQAVQNLNVCFGFPEREGLNAW; translated from the coding sequence ATGTTAAATTGCGCCATTGTCGGAGCGACGGGTTATACCGGAGTAGAATTAATCAAAATTCTTCTGCGCCATTCTTACGCGCGGATCAGCGCCCTGACTACGCGGCAGGAAGAATCGTTTCCGGTCCAGTCCTTGATTCCGAGCCTGCCGGCGGAAATCGATCTTCGCATCAAAAAACATTCGTTCCGCGAACTGGTCCGTTCCAGCGACGTTTTTTTTCTTTGCCTCCCGCATACAGAGGCCATGAAGACCGCGGAAAAATTGCGGCAAGCCGGAAAAGTGGTGATCGATCTTTCCGCGGACCTGCGGCTGCGCGATTACCGTGTCTATGAAAAGTGGTATGGAGTCCGGCACGAGACCCACGGCCTTTTGAAGGAAGCGGTTTACGGCCTTCCCGAATTTTTCCGGAAAAAAATCCGGAACGCAAAGATGATCGCCAACCCGGGATGCTATCCCACGGGAGCGGCTCTCGGCCTCGCGCCCCTTTTAAAGGAAGGCGTGATCGAAAAAGATTCGATCGTGATCGACGCGAAGTCCGGCGTGAGCGGCGCGGGCAAGAAACTGAACATGGCCACGCAGTTCTACGAGCTGGACGACAACTTTTACGCCTATCGCGTGGGCAAGCATCAGCACACGCCGGAAATCGAACAAACGCTGTCGGACATCGCGGGCGCGGCCGTCAAGGTCACGTTCGTACCGCATCTTCTGCCGATTTCGCGGGGCATCCTGAGCACGATGTACGTGCGCCGGAAGAAAAAGACCTCCCCGGAGATAATCCGGCAGGTGTTTGAAAAGGCCTATCACAAGGAGCCTTTCGTCCGGCTCAAGGCCGACGGGCAATTCCCGTCCTTGAAGGACGTGCAGCACACGAATTATTGCGACATCGGCTGCCACGTGGATCCGGCATCCGACCGGGTGATCGTGGTCACGGCTATCGACAATCTGCTGAAGGGGGCGTCAGGCCAGGCGGTCCAAAACCTGAACGTCTGCTTCGGCTTTCCTGAGAGAGAAGGACTCAACGCATGGTGA
- a CDS encoding AsmA-like C-terminal region-containing protein, translated as MTVSEQTSSISDSDPNSPQKPAGGKKQLVLNPRKILTAVSIVSVLVTVVLFAAPPFIFRSRPIEKILAEKIQKASAGEFKYGSFEVSYFPFLAVNFGDVKLHSLEPAAFDLQADLLRIRLARFPLLFGRFRVRGFDLAGAKGALELPAAGIFQKEIVPFRDLRVRSGPVHKGAPVRVELTGSFEGAPNALSMKGTIRTNSLEEWNWNGLAMELFWKFDGIPVGLLKKTVKQMLGVVPISGRASLLWTLTKAGGEPWLQLRSEAQVKNFSYKLSDDPNAPAAPEFDIAFSAQNRWNPETEVLDIDQFAVHLPMGDLAASGEVRVGTKEIQDLRVSATKVVLENIPHYFINLKELIPFNVGFSGQSNLEMSFSGTWDHLSVHANWDLSPALLTYARFFSKPKDLPLNFSFDYLLQDSHVLSGDFSARLKGATLKGTVTDLNLGTGEGQLNVITNKFDVAGWQDLIPPLQGYALTGGIKVLANFKGNLGKVQNTSNMFNVSLENGSIKDPSGKGIENVQLSMDISPLSLEIRQSRFSVGEHALTTNLSVYNLNQIPVVESQVSSDEVEPYRLLETVGALAGPWISEDGRKKIAEAENGVKSFFPEGESAAHFSFGIKVGGGKWEMPELKFEAYEGQVKLQAKGAFAETGGLTYEGGINVQKLSLARLKLSYSGENAAQKLMDGNLFLKGNVRGTYQAGMDWQPAVEGDGTLLVTNGEFHTFDLLGTAAKIQGLSSLESQASGATLFHDMHADFQIKNKKFTAENLAILGEDFTVQASGELGFDGLLNYRMKTYVNSQFIVPDEQAKAEKEFLGPIPLLLSGYLERPELKPDPDVRSNLVKDILKKRDRQPLRNFLPEDAFAEPAPAPAPNS; from the coding sequence ATGACGGTTTCCGAGCAAACATCTTCCATTTCCGACTCCGATCCCAACTCGCCGCAAAAGCCTGCCGGCGGGAAAAAACAACTTGTCCTGAATCCGCGCAAAATCCTGACGGCCGTTTCGATCGTGAGCGTGCTCGTCACGGTCGTCCTGTTTGCCGCGCCGCCTTTTATCTTCCGTTCCCGGCCCATCGAAAAAATTCTGGCTGAAAAGATCCAGAAGGCCTCGGCCGGGGAATTCAAGTACGGTTCGTTCGAGGTGTCTTACTTTCCTTTCCTTGCCGTCAACTTCGGCGACGTCAAACTTCATTCGCTGGAACCCGCGGCCTTCGACCTGCAGGCCGATCTACTTAGGATACGCCTAGCGCGTTTTCCTCTTTTGTTCGGGCGCTTCCGCGTGCGCGGCTTCGATCTGGCGGGCGCCAAAGGCGCGCTCGAGCTTCCTGCCGCCGGCATTTTCCAGAAAGAGATCGTCCCGTTCCGCGACCTGCGCGTCCGGTCAGGCCCGGTGCACAAGGGAGCACCCGTGCGTGTGGAGCTGACGGGCTCTTTCGAAGGCGCGCCCAACGCGCTTTCCATGAAAGGCACGATCCGCACGAATTCGCTTGAAGAATGGAACTGGAACGGGCTGGCCATGGAGCTTTTCTGGAAGTTCGACGGCATTCCGGTGGGGCTGCTCAAAAAAACCGTCAAACAAATGCTGGGCGTGGTGCCGATATCCGGAAGGGCCTCGCTTTTGTGGACGTTGACCAAGGCCGGCGGCGAGCCGTGGCTGCAGCTGCGCTCCGAGGCCCAGGTCAAAAATTTTTCCTACAAGCTCTCGGACGATCCCAACGCGCCCGCCGCGCCGGAATTCGACATCGCATTTTCCGCGCAAAACCGCTGGAACCCGGAAACGGAAGTCCTCGACATCGATCAGTTCGCGGTGCATCTGCCCATGGGCGATCTGGCCGCGAGCGGGGAAGTGCGCGTGGGCACCAAGGAAATCCAGGACCTGCGCGTTTCGGCAACCAAAGTCGTCCTGGAAAATATCCCGCATTATTTCATCAACCTGAAAGAGCTGATTCCTTTCAATGTCGGCTTTTCCGGGCAGAGCAACCTGGAAATGTCTTTTTCCGGGACCTGGGACCATTTGTCGGTCCATGCGAACTGGGATTTGTCGCCCGCGCTGCTCACGTACGCCCGCTTTTTCTCCAAGCCCAAGGACCTGCCGCTCAATTTTTCTTTTGATTACCTGCTGCAGGACAGCCATGTTCTCTCCGGAGATTTTTCCGCGCGGCTGAAAGGCGCTACTTTGAAAGGGACGGTGACCGACCTCAATCTGGGAACAGGCGAGGGGCAGCTCAACGTCATCACCAACAAATTCGATGTCGCGGGATGGCAGGACCTGATCCCGCCGCTGCAAGGTTATGCTCTCACTGGCGGCATCAAGGTGCTGGCCAATTTCAAAGGCAATCTCGGCAAGGTCCAGAACACCTCGAACATGTTCAACGTCAGCCTCGAAAACGGCAGCATCAAAGACCCTTCGGGCAAGGGCATCGAGAACGTGCAGCTGTCCATGGACATCAGCCCGCTTTCCCTGGAAATCCGGCAGAGCCGGTTTTCCGTAGGCGAGCACGCGCTGACGACCAATTTGTCGGTCTACAATCTCAACCAGATCCCGGTCGTGGAATCCCAGGTCTCTTCCGACGAAGTGGAGCCTTACCGTCTTCTCGAAACGGTCGGCGCGCTGGCCGGGCCGTGGATTTCCGAAGACGGCCGCAAAAAAATCGCCGAAGCCGAAAACGGCGTCAAAAGTTTCTTCCCGGAAGGCGAATCCGCGGCCCATTTTTCGTTCGGCATAAAAGTCGGCGGAGGCAAATGGGAAATGCCGGAGCTCAAATTCGAAGCGTATGAAGGCCAGGTCAAGCTTCAGGCTAAAGGCGCATTCGCAGAAACCGGCGGGCTCACCTATGAGGGCGGCATCAACGTCCAGAAGCTGAGCCTTGCCCGGCTGAAGCTCTCGTACTCGGGCGAAAACGCGGCCCAGAAACTCATGGACGGAAATCTCTTCCTGAAAGGAAATGTCCGCGGCACCTACCAGGCCGGCATGGACTGGCAGCCGGCGGTGGAAGGCGACGGGACGCTGCTTGTGACCAACGGGGAATTCCACACGTTCGACCTGCTGGGGACCGCGGCCAAAATCCAGGGGCTTTCCAGCCTGGAGTCCCAGGCTTCCGGAGCTACGCTGTTCCATGACATGCACGCGGATTTCCAGATCAAGAACAAGAAATTCACGGCGGAAAATCTGGCGATCCTGGGTGAGGACTTCACGGTGCAGGCGAGCGGCGAGCTGGGGTTCGACGGACTGCTGAATTACCGCATGAAGACTTATGTCAATTCGCAGTTCATCGTGCCCGACGAACAGGCCAAAGCGGAAAAGGAATTCCTGGGGCCCATTCCGCTGCTTTTGTCCGGTTATCTGGAGAGACCGGAATTGAAACCGGACCCGGACGTGCGTTCGAACCTGGTCAAAGACATTCTGAAAAAAAGGGACCGTCAGCCCTTGCGCAATTTCCTGCCCGAAGACGCTTTTGCCGAGCCTGCTCCGGCGCCGGCCCCCAACTCCTGA
- the rnc gene encoding ribonuclease III, whose protein sequence is MFKKPSRSKALTGAVCGIRFRSRKLLDSALTHPSYRHEHERLWDLENFDRLEFLGDAVLNLVICKKLYKLFPEAHEGILSRMRSTLVSRKILSRIARHLLLAKKIRIGTSAWNHQALARDKILADSFEALIAGLYLDQGFAATEKFLLKQFLPYMDAKRLLRLDPNPKSALQEICQKNWQKLPRYLFTAGPEGVSVEVQAHEDWKATAVAKTRKMAEEKAARTLVRLLRQELGAGAGAGSAKASSGRKLRKG, encoded by the coding sequence ATGTTCAAAAAGCCAAGCCGCTCCAAAGCATTGACCGGAGCCGTGTGCGGGATCCGTTTCCGTTCACGGAAGCTCCTGGACTCTGCCCTGACCCATCCCTCTTACCGGCACGAACACGAACGGCTCTGGGACCTGGAAAACTTCGATCGTCTTGAATTCCTGGGCGACGCAGTGCTCAACCTCGTGATCTGCAAAAAACTCTACAAACTTTTTCCCGAGGCGCATGAGGGAATCCTCAGCCGCATGCGCTCGACGCTGGTTTCCCGCAAGATCCTCTCGCGTATCGCGCGCCACCTGCTGCTCGCGAAAAAAATACGCATCGGAACCAGCGCGTGGAACCACCAGGCGCTTGCCCGCGATAAAATCCTGGCCGACAGCTTCGAGGCCCTGATCGCCGGGCTCTATCTCGACCAGGGATTTGCCGCGACGGAAAAATTCCTTCTCAAGCAGTTCCTGCCTTACATGGATGCGAAACGGCTTCTGCGTCTCGACCCAAACCCCAAAAGCGCATTGCAAGAAATCTGCCAGAAAAACTGGCAGAAGCTTCCCCGTTATCTTTTTACGGCGGGGCCGGAAGGCGTTTCGGTGGAAGTCCAGGCGCATGAAGACTGGAAAGCGACGGCCGTCGCGAAAACGAGAAAGATGGCCGAGGAAAAAGCGGCGCGCACGCTCGTGCGCCTGCTGCGTCAGGAGTTGGGGGCCGGCGCCGGAGCAGGCTCGGCAAAAGCGTCTTCGGGCAGGAAATTGCGCAAGGGCTGA